In Monodelphis domestica isolate mMonDom1 chromosome 3, mMonDom1.pri, whole genome shotgun sequence, the following proteins share a genomic window:
- the DIRAS2 gene encoding GTP-binding protein Di-Ras2: MPEQSNDYRVVVFGAGGVGKSSLVLRFVKGTFRESYIPTVEDTYRQVISCDKSICTLQITDTTGSHQFPAMQRLSISKGHAFILVYSITSQQSLEELKPIYEQICQIKGDVESIPIMLVGNKNDESSNREVQSSEAEALAKKWKCAFMETSAKMNHNVKELFQELLNLEKRRSVSLQIDGKKSKQQKRKEKLKGKCVLM, from the coding sequence ATGCCGGAACAAAGCAATGATTACAGAGTGGTGGTGTTTGGAGCGGGAGGTGTTGGCAAGAGCTCCTTGGTCTTGAGGTTTGTGAAAGGCACTTTCCGAGAGAGCTACATCCCCACTGTGGAGGACACCTATCGCCAGGTGATCAGCTGTGACAAGAGCATCTGCACTCTGCAGATTACGGACACGACAGGCAGCCATCAGTTCCCGGCCATGCAGCGCCTGTCCATTTCCAAAGGCCATGCCTTTATCTTGGTCTACTCTATCACAAGCCAGCAGTCCTTGGAGGAGCTCAAACCCATCTACGAGCAGATCTGTCAGATCAAAGGAGACGTGGAGAGCATCCCTATCATGCTCGTGGGCAACAAGAATGACGAGAGTTCAAACCGGGAGGTGCAGAGCAGCGAGGCTGAAGCTCTGGCCAAGAAGTGGAAGTGCGCCTTCATGGAGACCTCAGCCAAGATGAACCATAACGTTAAGGAGCTCTTCCAAGAGCTCCTAAATCTGGAGAAACGGAGAAGCGTGAGTCTCCAGATTGATGGGAAAAAGAGTAAGcagcagaaaaggaaagagaagctcAAGGGGAAATGTGTGCTCATGTAA